From the Chloroflexota bacterium genome, one window contains:
- a CDS encoding alcohol dehydrogenase catalytic domain-containing protein → MKALRTIGERQVEVLDLPIPHAEPGEVVIKMQATGICGSDLHPYRRPSPLHLNPGFISGHEPCGVIAEVGQDVSGWQVGDRVVPWFRRTCGQCANCRAAKQNVCSNRRPSYGHQGQDGSHCEYMRVEAPCLLRLPEHLAYLDGSIIACQGGTAYAPLVRMGVSGRDVLVVSGLGPVGLLSVLFGKAMGATIVGIDPSAGRRAIAEQIGADLTLDPAAAPVGEQLRAHVPDGADKLTETSGANSAHRVIGDLLHAHGWAALVGGGSPEFVMPLGGISGKELTIIGSSAYAPTQFDEIAAFVKRHDVQLSKVVSHQLPLEDGPEAFRIAADANSGKVCFRFD, encoded by the coding sequence GTGAAGGCGCTACGAACGATTGGCGAGCGGCAGGTCGAGGTGCTCGACCTGCCGATCCCGCACGCTGAGCCTGGAGAGGTCGTCATCAAGATGCAGGCGACGGGCATCTGCGGCAGCGACCTGCACCCGTATCGTCGGCCAAGCCCGCTACACCTGAACCCCGGCTTCATCTCCGGCCACGAGCCGTGCGGCGTCATCGCCGAGGTGGGCCAGGACGTCAGCGGCTGGCAGGTGGGCGACCGCGTCGTGCCGTGGTTCCGGCGGACCTGCGGCCAGTGCGCCAACTGCCGCGCCGCGAAGCAGAACGTCTGCTCCAACCGCCGGCCGTCCTACGGGCACCAGGGCCAGGACGGCTCGCACTGCGAGTACATGCGCGTCGAGGCGCCGTGCCTGCTGCGCCTGCCGGAGCACCTGGCCTACCTGGACGGCTCGATCATCGCCTGCCAGGGCGGCACCGCCTATGCGCCGCTGGTGCGGATGGGCGTCAGCGGGCGCGATGTGCTGGTCGTGTCGGGCCTGGGGCCGGTCGGGCTGCTGTCGGTGCTGTTCGGGAAGGCGATGGGTGCGACCATCGTCGGAATCGATCCCTCAGCCGGCCGGCGGGCTATCGCGGAGCAGATCGGCGCGGATCTGACGCTCGATCCGGCCGCTGCCCCGGTCGGGGAGCAGCTGCGGGCGCACGTCCCGGACGGCGCGGACAAGCTGACCGAGACGTCTGGCGCGAACAGTGCACACAGGGTCATCGGCGATCTGCTGCACGCCCACGGCTGGGCTGCGCTGGTCGGCGGCGGCTCGCCCGAGTTCGTGATGCCGCTCGGGGGGATCAGCGGCAAGGAGCTGACCATCATCGGGTCGAGCGCCTACGCCCCGACGCAGTTCGACGAGATCGCCGCGTTCGTCAAGCGCCACGACGTCCAACTGTCGAAGGTGGTCAGCCACCAGCTGCCGCTGGAGGACGGCCCGGAGGCGTTCAGGATCGCCGCCGACGCGAACAGCGGGAAGGTCTGCTTCCGCTTCGACTGA
- the groEL gene encoding chaperonin GroEL, whose protein sequence is MSDPFILQAPSGRSALIRGMVTMARLLRVTLGPAGRTVAMAPLIGQRPPEILDSAAIIARRMTGVGDPFEDMGAMLLRHLAWRVHERVGDGVATAAVLAQALVEAAERYVAAGGSPVPMRRGIERALETVLAGLRRQARKIDEPEEIAGLVAGTLRDHPALAQRIGSIVEAVGPDGSILVEDGESTETTWEYVEGVSWQGGYLSSHLLKPGETTVRMLEPRILLTTHHVERPEQLIPALEACTASGERNLLILAPDIKESALALLVLNRQHGRFDHIMAARAPHFGEQRAGMLDDLAVITGGRCFQVDRHERLEEVTIDDLGRARQAWVTYSHFGILGGRGEKAQIRARIADLKPQVRLLADDTWSRERVKERIGKLAGLAATIRVGAATPSDRDELKLRVEAAVTAARAGAIEGVVPGGGAALLACVPAVEALPLTGDEAYGAKIVARALEAPMRTIARNAGLEPSTIVAGARERGPGWTYDTVAGAWVNAWKVGLLDPLPVTSAALEAAISAATLALTSEVLIHHKQPSLSMQP, encoded by the coding sequence GTGTCCGATCCATTCATTTTGCAGGCCCCGTCTGGCCGCTCAGCGCTGATCCGGGGCATGGTGACGATGGCGCGCTTGCTGCGGGTGACGCTCGGACCGGCCGGGCGCACGGTGGCGATGGCCCCGCTGATCGGGCAACGGCCGCCGGAGATCCTCGACAGCGCGGCGATCATCGCGCGGCGGATGACGGGCGTGGGCGACCCGTTCGAGGACATGGGCGCGATGCTCCTGCGTCACCTGGCGTGGCGGGTGCACGAGCGCGTGGGTGACGGCGTGGCGACGGCTGCCGTCCTGGCCCAGGCGCTGGTGGAGGCCGCCGAGCGCTACGTCGCGGCCGGCGGCAGCCCCGTCCCGATGCGGCGGGGCATCGAGCGGGCGCTGGAGACGGTCCTCGCGGGGCTGCGGCGGCAGGCCCGGAAGATCGACGAGCCGGAGGAGATCGCCGGGCTGGTGGCCGGGACGCTCCGCGACCACCCGGCCCTGGCCCAGCGGATCGGCTCGATTGTCGAGGCCGTCGGGCCGGACGGCTCGATCCTGGTCGAAGACGGCGAGAGCACGGAGACGACCTGGGAGTACGTGGAGGGCGTGAGCTGGCAGGGCGGCTACCTGTCCTCACACCTGCTCAAGCCCGGCGAAACGACGGTCCGGATGCTGGAGCCGCGCATCCTGCTGACGACCCACCACGTCGAGCGGCCCGAGCAGTTGATCCCGGCGCTGGAGGCCTGCACGGCGTCCGGCGAGCGGAACCTGCTGATCCTGGCCCCGGACATCAAGGAGTCGGCGCTCGCCCTCCTGGTGCTGAACCGCCAGCATGGCCGCTTCGATCACATCATGGCGGCCAGGGCGCCCCACTTCGGCGAGCAGCGGGCTGGCATGCTGGACGACCTGGCCGTCATCACGGGCGGGCGCTGCTTCCAGGTGGACCGCCACGAGCGGCTGGAAGAGGTGACTATCGACGATCTCGGGCGGGCGCGGCAGGCCTGGGTCACCTACTCGCACTTCGGCATCCTGGGCGGGCGCGGCGAGAAGGCGCAGATCCGCGCGCGCATCGCCGACCTGAAGCCCCAGGTCCGCCTGCTGGCCGACGATACCTGGAGTCGCGAGCGCGTCAAAGAGCGCATCGGGAAGCTGGCCGGGCTGGCCGCGACGATTCGCGTGGGGGCGGCAACTCCATCCGACCGCGACGAACTGAAGCTGCGCGTCGAGGCGGCGGTGACGGCCGCGCGGGCGGGAGCCATCGAGGGCGTGGTGCCGGGCGGCGGGGCGGCCCTGCTGGCGTGCGTGCCGGCCGTCGAGGCGTTGCCGCTCACCGGCGACGAGGCCTACGGCGCGAAGATCGTGGCGCGCGCCCTGGAAGCTCCGATGCGGACTATCGCCCGGAACGCCGGCCTGGAGCCGAGCACCATCGTGGCGGGGGCGCGCGAGCGTGGCCCGGGCTGGACTTACGACACCGTCGCAGGGGCCTGGGTGAACGCCTGGAAGGTGGGGCTGCTGGACCCGCTGCCGGTCACGTCGGCGGCGCTGGAGGCGGCCATCAGCGCGGCCACCCTGGCCCTGACCAGCGAGGTGCTGATTCACCACAAGCAGCCGTCGCTGTCGATGCAGCCGTAG